One window of Trifolium pratense cultivar HEN17-A07 linkage group LG5, ARS_RC_1.1, whole genome shotgun sequence genomic DNA carries:
- the LOC123883660 gene encoding vacuolar protein sorting-associated protein 2 homolog 2-like isoform X2 has protein sequence MTEALRQSKREMSTATRGIEREIASLQMEEKKLVAEIKKEAKTGNEAATRILARQLVRLRQQITNLQGSRAQIRGVATHTQALYASTSISTGMKGATKAMVAMNKQMAPAKQAKVIQEFQKQSAQMDMTIEMMSESIDETLDKDEAEEESEELTNQVLDEIGVDIASQLSSAPKGRIASRTTENVAPRSESQDVEELEKRLASLRRI, from the exons atgacaGAAGCTCTGCGACAAAGTAAGAGAGAAATGTCTACTGCAACTAGAg GAATTGAAAGAGAGATAGCATCGCTTCAGATGGAG GAAAAGAAGTTGGTGGCAGAGAttaaaaaagaagcaaaaactGGAAATGAG GCTGCTACAAGAATCTTGGCTCGTCAACTAGTTAGGTTACGCCAACAGATAACCAATTTGCAGGGAAGTCGTGCTCAGATCAGGGGTGTAGCAACTCACACACAG GCATTATATGCAAGCACTTCAATCTCGACAGGGATGAAGGGTGCAACTAAAGCAATGGTGGCAATGAATAAG CAAATGGCACCGGCAAAGCAGGCTAAAGTGATACAAGAATTCCAAAAGCAATCAGCACAAATGGACATGACG ATTGAGATGATGTCAGAATCTATTGATGAAACTTTAGACAAAGATGAAGCCGAGGAAGAATCTGAAGAGCTCACTAACCag GTTCTTGATGAAATTGGAGTGGATATTGCATCACAG TTATCTTCTGCTCCGAAAGGTCGGATTGCTTCAAGGACAACTGAAAATGTTGCTCCAAG ATCAGAATCCCAAGATGTTGAAGAGCTTGAAAAGAGATTGGCTTCTCTACGAAGAATATAA
- the LOC123883660 gene encoding vacuolar protein sorting-associated protein 2 homolog 2-like isoform X1, translated as MNIFKKKTSPKEALRQSKREMSTATRGIEREIASLQMEEKKLVAEIKKEAKTGNEAATRILARQLVRLRQQITNLQGSRAQIRGVATHTQALYASTSISTGMKGATKAMVAMNKQMAPAKQAKVIQEFQKQSAQMDMTIEMMSESIDETLDKDEAEEESEELTNQVLDEIGVDIASQLSSAPKGRIASRTTENVAPRSESQDVEELEKRLASLRRI; from the exons atGAACATCTTCAAGAAGAAAACCTCACCCAAAG AAGCTCTGCGACAAAGTAAGAGAGAAATGTCTACTGCAACTAGAg GAATTGAAAGAGAGATAGCATCGCTTCAGATGGAG GAAAAGAAGTTGGTGGCAGAGAttaaaaaagaagcaaaaactGGAAATGAG GCTGCTACAAGAATCTTGGCTCGTCAACTAGTTAGGTTACGCCAACAGATAACCAATTTGCAGGGAAGTCGTGCTCAGATCAGGGGTGTAGCAACTCACACACAG GCATTATATGCAAGCACTTCAATCTCGACAGGGATGAAGGGTGCAACTAAAGCAATGGTGGCAATGAATAAG CAAATGGCACCGGCAAAGCAGGCTAAAGTGATACAAGAATTCCAAAAGCAATCAGCACAAATGGACATGACG ATTGAGATGATGTCAGAATCTATTGATGAAACTTTAGACAAAGATGAAGCCGAGGAAGAATCTGAAGAGCTCACTAACCag GTTCTTGATGAAATTGGAGTGGATATTGCATCACAG TTATCTTCTGCTCCGAAAGGTCGGATTGCTTCAAGGACAACTGAAAATGTTGCTCCAAG ATCAGAATCCCAAGATGTTGAAGAGCTTGAAAAGAGATTGGCTTCTCTACGAAGAATATAA